A genomic window from Gossypium hirsutum isolate 1008001.06 chromosome D10, Gossypium_hirsutum_v2.1, whole genome shotgun sequence includes:
- the LOC107913160 gene encoding SAP30-binding protein isoform X9 has protein sequence MASRKKESEGIALLSMYNDEDDEEMGDIEEGDHRQNQQTGEEEEKQQEGQPLEEENEYRESNNNMEEDSRTNDNTPPFPHQNTNLSQQQQEPSVSSPQQPQPFVASKRSGGGRLTIVDYGHDETAMSPEPEEGELGSSDDLMIGIEQQNANGDFQGKTPPAAVQLTPQSSDLEPLQPETLTNAVNESDGVEVEEAVSVDNFDPLDKFLPPPPKVKCSEELQRKIDKFLNLKRAGKSFNAEVRNRKDYRNPDFLLHAVRYQDIDQIGSCFSKDVFDPHGYDKSDFYDEIEADMKCERERKEQESKKNQKVEFVPGGNQPGAVLPAPKVSMPTAGPTAVDNNIVRDGRQNKKSKWDKVDSDRRNPLPAGAQHSLSAAGAHTVILSAANAGTGYTAFAQQKRRETEEKKSSEKRLDRRS, from the exons ATGGCGTCGAGGAAAAAGGAATCCGAAGGGATTGCCTTGCTATCCATGTACAACGATGAAGATGACGAAGAAATGGGAGACATCGAAGAAGGTGACCACCGGCAAAACCAACAAACtggggaagaagaagaaaaacaacaaGAAGGGCAACCGCTAGAAGAAGAAAACGAGTACAGAGAATCTAATAACAATATGGAAGAAGATTCGAGAACCAACGATAATACGCCTCCTTTTCCTCACCAAAACACCAACCTTTCACAACAACAGCAGGAGCCTTCTGTTTCTTCGCCGCAGCAACCTCAACCTTTTGTTGCGTCGAAGAGAAGTGGAGGAGGAAGGCTGACCATTGTTGATTATGGCCACGATGAAACTGCCATGTCACCGGAGCCCGAG GAAGGGGAATTAGGAAGCAGTGATGACCTCATGATTGGCATAGAGCAACAGAATGCCAATG GTGATTTTCAAGGAAAAACGCCTCCAGCGGCTGTTCAGCTGACTCCGCAATCATCGGATTTAGAACCATTACAGCCTGAGACCTTGACCAATGCTGTTAATGAATCAGATGGTGTAGAAGTTGAGGAAGCCGTTTCTGTAGACAATTTTGATCCCTTGGATAAGTTTCTTCCACCTCCACCAAAGGTCAAGTGCTCGGAGGAGCTACAA AGGAAAATAGATAAATTTCTCAACTTGAAGAGAGCTGGAAAAAGCTTCAATGCTGAAGTTCGGAATAGGAAGGATTATAGGAACCCTGACTTCTTGCTGCATGCTGTGAGGTATCAAGATATTGATCAGATAGGGTCTTGCTTCAGTAAAGATGTGTTCGATCCTCATGGATATGACAAAAGCGACTTCTATGATGAAATAG AGGCTGATATGAAATGTGAAAGGGAGAGGAAGGAACAAGAAAGCAAGAAGAACCAAAAGGTCGAATTTGTACCTGGTGGAAATCAACCGGGAGCGGTTCTTCCTGCTCCAAAAGTTAGCATGCCTACTGCAG GTCCAACTGCAGTGGATAACAACATTGTGCGGGATGGTAGACAAAACAAGAAATCAAAATGGGATAAG GTGGATAGTGATAGAAGGAATCCTCTTCCTGCTGGAGCACAGCATTCTTTATCTGCTGCTGGAGCACATACAGTTATATTATCAGCTGCTAATGCTGGAACCGGGTACACAGCTTTTGC ACAGCAGAAACGgcgagaaacagaagagaaaaaaTCCAGTGAAAAGAGGTTGGATAGAAGATCTTAA